The Desmonostoc muscorum LEGE 12446 genome includes a region encoding these proteins:
- a CDS encoding type II toxin-antitoxin system HicB family antitoxin: MKLKVVLEPSDEGGYTIYVPSLPGCISEGETVEEALENIQEAIELYLEPLEDELITQEGVIVRELVL, from the coding sequence ATGAAACTCAAAGTTGTATTAGAACCTAGTGACGAAGGTGGATATACTATTTATGTTCCTTCACTTCCTGGTTGTATCAGTGAAGGAGAAACTGTGGAAGAAGCATTAGAGAATATCCAAGAAGCAATAGAACTTTACCTAGAGCCATTGGAAGATGAATTGATTACTCAAGAAGGAGTAATTGTGAGGGAATTGGTACTGTGA
- a CDS encoding type II toxin-antitoxin system HicA family toxin: protein MSKVPNLPYTQIIAALKRDGWIVVRQRGSHIRLEETLPDEVLKLTVPAHLTVKRSTLAKILKQARIDLERF, encoded by the coding sequence GTGAGTAAAGTTCCCAATTTACCCTACACTCAGATTATCGCTGCGCTAAAACGGGATGGATGGATAGTTGTACGCCAGCGAGGTAGTCATATTAGATTGGAAGAAACCTTACCAGATGAAGTTTTAAAATTGACTGTTCCGGCTCATCTAACAGTTAAGCGTTCCACTCTAGCCAAGATTTTAAAACAGGCTCGTATAGACTTGGAAAGATTTTGA